The Deltaproteobacteria bacterium genome includes a region encoding these proteins:
- a CDS encoding dihydroorotase, with protein MKAPTPHPPASSLLIKGGRVVDPANGIDGIFDIYCVDWKIAAIEKSGVRSRESGVRSIDAAGLIVCPGFIDMHTHLREPGYEYKEDIKTGTMAAAAGGWTSVACMANTDPVNDNSSVTDYILKKAKEEGIVHVLPIGAVTKGLKGETLAEIGELKDAGCIAISDDGRTIMNSRIMRLAMEYSKPFNLPVISHCEDLSLALDGVMNEGFISTKLGLKGIPNAVEDVMVARDIALAERTGAKLHIAHISTKGAVELVRNAKKRGINVTAEAAPHHFTLTDEAVSGYNTNAKMNPPLRSPEDVEAIKIGLKDGTIDAIATDHAPQNTDEKDVEFDKAANGIIGLETAFPLSLRLVDEGVLSMSALIEKLSANPARILELAQKGSLKVGNDADITIIDLNKEWVVDADKLKSKSKNTPFDGWRMKGMASKTIVAGKVVYEG; from the coding sequence ATTAAAGCCCCCACCCCACACCCCCCAGCCTCAAGCCTCTTAATAAAAGGCGGCAGAGTTGTTGACCCTGCAAATGGGATTGACGGGATTTTTGATATTTATTGTGTTGACTGGAAGATTGCTGCAATAGAAAAGTCAGGAGTCAGGAGTAGGGAGTCGGGAGTCAGGAGTATTGACGCAGCCGGCTTAATTGTCTGTCCAGGCTTTATTGACATGCACACGCATTTAAGGGAGCCGGGATATGAATATAAAGAGGATATAAAAACAGGGACAATGGCAGCAGCAGCAGGAGGTTGGACAAGCGTAGCGTGTATGGCAAACACAGACCCTGTGAATGACAATTCGTCTGTAACAGACTACATATTAAAAAAAGCAAAAGAAGAAGGCATTGTCCATGTCCTTCCAATCGGCGCAGTAACAAAAGGTCTTAAAGGCGAGACCCTTGCAGAGATTGGCGAATTAAAAGACGCTGGATGTATTGCGATATCGGATGACGGCAGGACCATTATGAACAGCCGCATAATGAGGCTGGCAATGGAGTATTCAAAACCCTTTAATTTACCTGTCATTTCGCATTGCGAGGATTTAAGCCTTGCATTAGACGGCGTTATGAATGAGGGCTTTATCTCAACGAAACTTGGTTTAAAAGGCATTCCGAATGCAGTTGAGGATGTTATGGTTGCAAGGGATATTGCATTGGCAGAACGGACAGGCGCAAAACTGCACATTGCGCACATATCCACAAAAGGCGCTGTTGAACTTGTGAGGAATGCAAAGAAAAGGGGCATAAATGTTACAGCAGAGGCTGCGCCGCATCATTTCACATTAACAGACGAGGCGGTGAGCGGCTACAACACAAATGCAAAGATGAATCCGCCGCTTCGCAGTCCAGAAGATGTTGAAGCAATAAAAATTGGGTTAAAAGACGGCACAATAGATGCAATTGCCACAGACCATGCGCCGCAGAATACTGATGAGAAGGATGTGGAATTTGATAAGGCGGCAAATGGGATTATTGGTCTGGAAACTGCATTTCCATTATCTTTAAGACTTGTTGACGAGGGGGTTTTATCCATGAGCGCACTTATTGAAAAACTCTCTGCAAACCCGGCAAGGATTTTAGAACTTGCTCAAAAAGGTTCTCTAAAAGTCGGCAATGACGCAGACATAACAATTATTGACTTAAATAAGGAATGGGTTGTTGACGCAGACAAACTAAAATCCAAAAGCAAAAACACTCCGTTTGATGGATGGAGGATGAAGGGAATGGCTTCAAAAACGATTGTGGCAGGGAAGGTAGTTTATGAAGGATAA
- a CDS encoding transposase gives MKFRFLEKVYWDRQGIWSKGFFVSTVGINEEIIRKYVEMQTEEDTGQAQLDL, from the coding sequence TTGAAGTTTCGTTTTCTTGAGAAGGTATATTGGGATAGACAGGGCATTTGGTCTAAAGGATTTTTCGTCTCAACGGTAGGTATCAATGAGGAAATAATAAGGAAGTATGTTGAAATGCAGACAGAGGAAGACACAGGACAAGCGCAGCTTGACCTGTAA
- a CDS encoding type II toxin-antitoxin system MqsA family antitoxin: MKEKDLCDLCGGELEHKKIDLEVHIQKELIICEDLPADICKQCGEKYFSADVSSKIDIFIKRYQKKRPSRYILFGFFRGGGVEVGLVEKRIPRANLTKDMAKAVDIDTPAFTGGVLFTGQAALVLCLPLSAFQHTSLLFPH, encoded by the coding sequence ATGAAGGAGAAAGACCTTTGCGACCTATGTGGCGGGGAATTGGAGCATAAAAAAATAGATTTGGAGGTTCACATCCAAAAAGAACTGATAATCTGTGAAGACCTGCCTGCAGATATATGCAAACAGTGCGGTGAAAAATACTTCAGCGCCGATGTTTCTTCAAAGATCGACATATTTATTAAAAGGTATCAGAAAAAAAGGCCTTCACGGTATATCCTGTTCGGTTTTTTCCGGGGAGGTGGTGTTGAAGTAGGGCTTGTGGAAAAACGGATACCAAGGGCAAATCTCACAAAAGACATGGCAAAGGCAGTTGACATAGATACCCCCGCCTTTACAGGCGGGGTTCTTTTTACAGGTCAAGCTGCGCTTGTCCTGTGTCTTCCTCTGTCTGCATTTCAACATACTTCCTTATTATTTCCTCATTGA